One Frankia alni ACN14a DNA window includes the following coding sequences:
- a CDS encoding response regulator: MVDEPIRTLIVEDDPLLADAHRLYVERVPGFTVCGVARSGTEALRVALADRPDLLLLDFYLPGMSGLEVCRALRAHGATADIIAVTSARDLATVRAAVSYGVVQYLVKPFSFAAFRQRLERYAAFHRQTTADPAGPVGQHEVDSALAVLRPDTARSAHQPKGLSTATLDAVVACLRAAQNPVSADDVAEELGMARVTARRYLERLTGQRLATRTQRYGRSGRPGHLYRWSGA, encoded by the coding sequence GTGGTGGACGAGCCGATCCGCACCCTGATCGTCGAGGACGACCCGCTGCTGGCCGACGCCCACCGGCTCTACGTCGAGCGGGTGCCGGGGTTCACCGTGTGCGGCGTCGCCCGCAGCGGGACGGAGGCGTTGCGGGTGGCCCTCGCCGACCGGCCCGATCTGCTGCTCCTCGACTTCTACCTGCCCGGGATGAGCGGCCTGGAGGTCTGCCGTGCCCTGCGTGCGCACGGCGCCACCGCCGACATCATCGCCGTCACCTCGGCCCGGGACCTGGCGACGGTACGCGCGGCGGTGTCCTACGGGGTCGTGCAGTACCTGGTCAAGCCGTTCAGCTTCGCCGCCTTCCGGCAACGCCTGGAGCGGTACGCGGCGTTTCACCGGCAGACCACGGCCGACCCCGCCGGACCGGTCGGCCAGCACGAGGTGGACTCCGCCCTCGCCGTGCTGCGGCCCGACACCGCCCGGTCCGCCCACCAGCCCAAGGGCCTGTCCACCGCGACCCTCGACGCGGTCGTCGCCTGCCTGCGGGCCGCGCAGAACCCCGTCTCCGCGGACGACGTCGCCGAGGAACTCGGCATGGCCAGGGTGACCGCCCGCCGCTACCTGGAGCGCCTGACCGGACAGCGGCTGGCCACCAGGACGCAGCGCTACGGCCGGTCGGGACGCCCGGGACACCTGTACCGCTGGAGCGGAGCCTGA
- a CDS encoding ATP-binding protein — MLILQVVVVVVVAAAAGTALVLIARHAASRSTTDRVLAVAETFAEAPGVEAALAAPDPSAELQPIAERVRRRSGVDFLVVMNVQGLRYTHPNPALIGKHFIGHTEPALRGHALTETFTGTLGPSVRAVVPVLGADGSVRGLVAAGITLRAIDESVTRQLVVVGSASFAVVVLTLSGAVLLSRRVRRQTHGLGSADLARMYEHHDTVLHAVREGVLIIDGSRHLLLANDEARRLLGLPAGGEGRSVDEVGLDPAVAGLFGSGRLVDDAVLPVGDRLVAVNQRPTEHHDRATGCVVTLRDTTELRALTGELDAVRGFAAALRAQAHEAANRMHTVVTLVQLQRYAQAVSFATDGLAGAQRLTDQLLSAVDEPVLAALLLGKVAQAHERGVELVVTEDTRFESFGIDAADLVTLVGNLIDNAVDAALAADPAGQAARRPRRVTVAVQADREACVVRVADTGPGLAPDRIDDAFRLGWTTKADPAGPVPGRGIGLALVRQVVRRYAGSVTVKRDRETAERDGKTVEHDGETVERDGRTVERDGETVFTVRLPARPATRPGRGA; from the coding sequence GTGTTGATCCTCCAGGTGGTCGTGGTGGTGGTCGTGGCGGCCGCGGCGGGCACGGCACTGGTCCTCATCGCCCGGCATGCGGCGAGCCGCAGCACGACCGACCGCGTCCTGGCCGTGGCCGAGACCTTCGCCGAGGCACCCGGGGTCGAGGCGGCACTGGCCGCACCCGATCCGAGCGCCGAGCTGCAACCGATCGCGGAGCGGGTCCGGCGGCGTAGCGGCGTCGACTTCCTGGTGGTCATGAATGTGCAGGGCCTGCGCTACACCCATCCCAATCCGGCACTCATCGGGAAGCACTTCATCGGCCACACCGAGCCGGCCCTGCGGGGGCACGCGTTGACCGAGACCTTCACCGGCACGCTCGGCCCCTCGGTGCGGGCCGTCGTACCGGTGCTCGGCGCGGACGGTTCCGTCCGCGGGCTGGTCGCCGCCGGGATCACCCTGCGGGCGATCGACGAGTCGGTGACCCGCCAGCTCGTCGTCGTCGGCAGCGCCAGCTTCGCCGTGGTCGTGCTGACCCTGAGTGGAGCGGTGCTGCTGAGCAGGCGGGTCCGTCGGCAGACCCACGGCCTCGGCTCGGCGGACCTCGCCCGCATGTACGAGCACCATGACACCGTGCTGCACGCGGTGCGGGAGGGCGTGCTCATCATCGACGGCTCCCGGCACCTGCTGCTGGCCAACGACGAGGCCCGGCGCCTGCTGGGACTGCCCGCCGGCGGCGAGGGGCGCTCGGTCGACGAGGTCGGCCTGGACCCGGCCGTCGCCGGGCTGTTCGGTTCCGGTCGCCTGGTCGACGACGCCGTGCTCCCCGTCGGCGACCGGCTGGTCGCCGTGAACCAGCGGCCGACCGAGCATCACGACCGAGCCACCGGCTGCGTCGTGACCTTGCGCGACACCACCGAGCTGCGGGCGCTGACCGGCGAACTCGATGCGGTCCGCGGGTTCGCCGCCGCCCTGCGCGCCCAGGCGCATGAGGCCGCGAACCGGATGCACACCGTCGTCACCCTCGTGCAGCTTCAGCGCTACGCCCAGGCCGTCAGCTTCGCCACCGACGGGCTCGCGGGCGCACAGCGACTCACCGACCAGCTCCTGTCCGCCGTCGACGAGCCGGTTCTCGCCGCGCTGCTGCTCGGCAAGGTGGCGCAGGCCCACGAGCGGGGCGTGGAGCTCGTCGTCACCGAGGACACCCGGTTCGAGTCCTTCGGTATCGACGCCGCCGACCTCGTCACCCTCGTCGGCAATCTGATCGACAACGCCGTGGACGCGGCGCTGGCCGCAGACCCCGCCGGGCAGGCCGCCCGGCGGCCACGGCGGGTCACCGTCGCCGTGCAGGCCGACCGGGAGGCGTGCGTGGTGCGGGTCGCCGACACCGGTCCGGGGCTGGCGCCCGACCGGATAGACGACGCGTTCCGGCTCGGCTGGACGACCAAGGCCGACCCGGCGGGACCGGTGCCGGGCCGCGGGATCGGGCTCGCACTCGTGCGACAGGTGGTCCGCCGCTACGCCGGCAGCGTGACCGTGAAGCGGGACCGCGAGACCGCGGAGCGCGATGGCAAGACCGTGGAGCACGACGGCGAGACCGTGGAGCGCGACGGCAGGACCGTGGAGCGCGACGGGGAGACAGTGTTCACCGTGCGCCTGCCGGCGCGACCCGCCACCCGCCCGGGGCGGGGAGCGTGA